The following are encoded together in the Thalassomonas haliotis genome:
- a CDS encoding response regulator, which produces MTEKKRILVVDDEELNLSLITGILEDDYEVTALTSGEQCLEQFLSIDPDIVLLDVEMPVMDGLQVSRELQIIAQSPIVFVSAKGSLEERLAGYAAGGYDYIVKPVDGYELLAKIKLILEHQAEKKALEQTAQETTSAFMNALSFSSEFGYVVDFALEIYNAKSYSQVAETMLRTLGLFNVDASVYLRAEYGEGFYSNRGQCSPMEQEILILLKDRGRIYDFEQRSQFNEKRVSVLINKMPEDPEEYGRLKDHLPFMLRLTDGYLKNLDIGFQLAKQEKLLRETVQEVSEQFVVIERELKVNHSVFEAAMFDMTKDMEKSLQFLALTEEQEEQLNEIIHSHTERAFGAIDKTSMITKAFNIIITKLQKFVH; this is translated from the coding sequence ATGACCGAAAAAAAACGCATTTTAGTCGTAGACGATGAAGAGCTCAACCTGTCGTTGATAACCGGTATCCTGGAAGATGATTATGAAGTTACCGCATTGACCAGCGGTGAACAATGCCTGGAACAGTTTCTGTCCATAGACCCGGATATAGTGCTGCTTGATGTCGAAATGCCGGTCATGGATGGCTTACAAGTCTCACGCGAACTGCAAATCATCGCCCAGTCCCCTATCGTCTTTGTTTCCGCCAAAGGCAGCCTGGAAGAGCGCTTAGCCGGTTATGCCGCCGGCGGTTATGATTATATCGTCAAACCCGTTGACGGCTATGAATTACTGGCAAAGATCAAACTTATCCTTGAGCATCAGGCCGAGAAAAAAGCCCTGGAACAAACCGCCCAAGAAACCACCAGCGCCTTTATGAATGCCCTGAGCTTTAGCAGCGAATTTGGCTATGTCGTGGATTTTGCCCTGGAGATCTATAACGCCAAAAGCTACAGCCAGGTGGCGGAAACCATGCTGCGCACATTAGGCTTGTTTAATGTCGATGCCTCGGTATACCTCAGAGCCGAATACGGTGAAGGATTTTATTCTAACCGCGGCCAGTGCTCCCCTATGGAACAGGAAATTTTGATCCTGCTAAAGGACAGGGGACGTATATATGATTTCGAGCAACGCTCACAGTTCAATGAAAAAAGGGTGAGCGTATTGATCAATAAAATGCCGGAAGATCCGGAAGAGTATGGCCGCTTAAAAGACCACTTACCCTTTATGCTCAGGCTCACCGACGGCTATTTAAAAAACCTGGATATCGGCTTCCAACTGGCTAAACAGGAAAAATTGTTGCGCGAAACCGTACAGGAAGTCAGCGAACAATTTGTCGTTATTGAACGGGAATTAAAAGTCAATCACAGTGTTTTTGAGGCTGCCATGTTCGATATGACCAAAGACATGGAAAAAAGCCTGCAATTTCTGGCGTTAACCGAAGAGCAGGAAGAGCAGCTCAATGAAATTATTCACAGCCATACCGAACGGGCGTTTGGGGCGATAGATAAAACCAGCATGATCACTAAGGCGTTTAATATCATTATCACCAAGCTGCAAAAATTTGTTCACTGA
- a CDS encoding methyl-accepting chemotaxis protein produces the protein MSAAGEQGALGHINNSNKQLNITLDTLAEAFASQEQALKEMNVLVDLTEELKAMAVEVSGIAEQTNMLALNAAIEAARAGDSGRGFAVVADEVRNLSIRSSQTGSSMSQKVDDINTAMGSALTTVKSGVNTAENLLEDSRDKIGKVVAGFHLVTGKMSESTKVIQHENTELLKDVSDVLVSLQFQDRVSQMLTHICDFMSKVEQELPGYHAGLFDGGIIEKWLAESEATYTMVEQKQLHHNSAPEQAKSSGNNDEVEFF, from the coding sequence ATGAGTGCCGCGGGGGAGCAAGGGGCTCTTGGCCATATTAACAACAGCAATAAGCAGCTGAATATTACCCTGGATACCCTGGCGGAAGCTTTTGCCAGCCAGGAGCAGGCGCTAAAGGAAATGAATGTTTTGGTTGATTTAACCGAGGAGCTTAAAGCCATGGCGGTTGAGGTTTCCGGTATCGCAGAACAAACCAATATGCTGGCGCTTAATGCCGCCATAGAAGCTGCCCGGGCAGGAGATAGCGGCCGGGGATTTGCCGTGGTTGCCGATGAAGTACGTAACTTATCTATCCGTTCATCACAAACCGGTAGCAGTATGTCGCAAAAAGTAGACGACATTAATACCGCTATGGGCTCGGCGTTAACTACGGTAAAAAGCGGGGTGAATACAGCAGAAAACCTCCTGGAGGACAGCCGGGACAAGATAGGCAAAGTCGTCGCAGGCTTTCACCTTGTTACCGGTAAAATGTCTGAGTCTACTAAAGTCATTCAGCATGAAAACACTGAGTTGTTGAAGGACGTTTCTGATGTCCTGGTGTCGCTGCAATTTCAGGACAGGGTCAGCCAGATGTTAACGCACATTTGTGATTTCATGAGCAAGGTTGAGCAGGAGTTGCCTGGTTACCATGCAGGCTTATTTGATGGCGGCATTATTGAAAAATGGCTGGCAGAAAGTGAAGCCACTTACACTATGGTTGAGCAAAAACAGCTCCACCATAATAGCGCGCCGGAGCAAGCTAAATCTTCCGGTAATAACGATGAAGTCGAGTTCTTTTAA
- a CDS encoding response regulator: MAKTILIVDDSASLRQIIKITLTGAGYQVIEGENGQDALDKLAGQKINLVVSDVNMPVMDGITFVTELKKLPLYKFTPVIMLTTESEQEIKEAGKAAGVRAWMVKPFKPAQMLTAVQKLIM, translated from the coding sequence ATGGCGAAAACTATTCTTATTGTGGATGATTCGGCGTCACTTCGCCAGATCATAAAAATCACCTTAACGGGAGCCGGCTATCAGGTAATTGAAGGAGAAAATGGCCAGGATGCGCTGGATAAGTTGGCGGGACAAAAAATCAACCTGGTGGTCAGTGATGTCAATATGCCGGTAATGGATGGAATTACCTTTGTGACGGAACTGAAAAAATTACCTTTGTATAAATTCACTCCGGTGATCATGCTGACAACAGAGTCCGAGCAGGAAATAAAAGAGGCGGGTAAAGCGGCGGGGGTCAGGGCATGGATGGTCAAACCTTTTAAACCGGCGCAAATGCTCACAGCCGTGCAAAAGCTTATTATGTGA